In Lacerta agilis isolate rLacAgi1 chromosome 8, rLacAgi1.pri, whole genome shotgun sequence, one genomic interval encodes:
- the LOC117052008 gene encoding uncharacterized protein LOC117052008, producing the protein MKVPGTHRSEESHLSFRYKFFIRIFSCVGLICLFISLLSPFWIEIFHKNSVTNLGLWNICTKRRCRKIRLNSNTLTATRILMSISTIFGLVAAACTLLSSTTLRLSKLPAVTNLCTGIISLVTMVLYGTSISPNSTFDSPVPYTTSQKILSWSFVIGCLACFLFLTNANVYGARTLLVLALFCGIVGASFMTFTYRYSSPFTIYRYLVAAMGSLIAAALVFLALSIYTIRISTHSISRTGRITYLWSFYMAWTSCPCFILSGLFSLMAHQRLLVHGSGFSDGESSTITMSSSEWTSSSMSYLDDSEGERKPPSWMELIVPDRNAPSNPMANKLCNNVACTQLSRSSGIMRASRILLALATVTGFVAAISLLISCQCLRRCGGPSNMLVSSAASFTTGKKEDSP; encoded by the exons atgaaggtgcctg GCACCCACCGTTCCGAAGAAAGCCATTTGTCCTTCCGGTACAAGTTCTTCATCAGAATATTCAGCTGTGTTGGCCTGATCTGTTTGTTTATCAGTCTTCTCTCTCCGTTCTGGATTGAGATCTTCCACAAGAATTCCGTCACCAACTTGGGCCTCTGGAACATTTGCACGAAGAGAAGATGCAGGAAAATTAGGCTGAACTCAA ACACCCTCACTGCCACCAGAATCTTGATGTCAATCAGCACAATCTTTGGCTTGGTGGCAGCTGCCTGCACATTGCTGTCCAGCACCACCTTAAGGCTATCCAAGTTGCCAGCTGTCACCAATTTATGCACAG GAATCATTTCACTGGTCACCATGGTGTTGTACGGCACGTCAATCTCACCCAACAGCACCTTTGACAGCCCAGTCCCTTATACTACCTCTCAGAAGATTCTCTCCTGGTCCTTTGTGATAGGCTGCTTGGCCTGCTTCCTGTTCCTGACAAACG CCAATGTCTATGGTGCCCGGACGCTCCTGGTCTTAGCCCTTTTCTGTGGAATTGTTGGGGCCTCATTTATGACATTCACTTACCGCTACTCCTCCCCTTTCACAATATACCGCTACCTGGTTGCTGCAATGGGATCTTTGATTGcag CTGCCTTGGTGTTCTTAGCTCTGAGCATTTACACCATCCGTATCTCCACGCATTCCATCAGCAGAACAGGCAGAATCACGTACCTGTGGTCTTTTTACATGGCCTGGACCTCCTGCCCTTGCTTCATTTTAAGCG GTTTGTTCAGCCTGATGGCACACCAACGTTTGCTGGTGCACGGATCCGGCTTCTCAGATGGAGAAAGCTCCACAATCACTATGAGCTCCTCAGAATGGACCTCGAGCTCGATGAGCTATTTGGATGATTCAGAAGGGGAAAGAAAGCC CCCCTCCTGGATGGAACTCATTGTCCCAGACAGAAACGCACCTTCTAACCCCATGGCCAACAAACTCTGCAACAACGTGGCCTGCACTCAACTGAGCAGGAGCAGCG GTATCATGAGAGCTTCAAGAATCCTCCTGGCACTCGCTACTGTTACTGGCTTCGTGGCAGCCATCTCCCTCCTCATCTCCTGCCAATGCTTGAGGCGTTGTGGGGGACCTTCCAACATGCTGGTGTCCTCAGCAGCAAGCTTCACCACAGGTAAGAAAGAGGACTCCCCCTAG
- the LOC117051630 gene encoding protein NKG7-like, protein MLLCRILSIPVASISIIALFIALTTDYWLVAYGPAGIAHSGLWQECMGGNCWTPTKANEYILATRAFLILGSLAALALVISLTASFMPCDCGFLGGAFVTSIVAFSGALFTLVGVVVFTAESWGKNRDPQIQLTYEWSFYLAWVAFPMLLLTGIFSLVAHLCPSRPGYENV, encoded by the exons ATGCTGCTCTGCAGAATCTTAAGCATACCAGTAGCTTCCATAAGCATCATTGCTCTGTTCATTGCCCTGACCACCGATTACTGGCTAGTGGCTTATGGACCGGCTGGCATCGCCCACAGTGGCCTCTGGCAGGAGTGCATGGGTGGAAACTGCTGGACGCCAACCAAAGCTAATG AATACATCCTTGCCACACGTGCGTTCCTGATCTTGGGCTCCCTGGCAGCTTTGGCCTTGGTCATTTCTCTTACCGCCTCCTTCATGCCTTGCGACTGTGGCTTCCTTGGCGGAGCCTTCGTCACGTCCATTGTTGCCTTCTCAGGTG CACTCTTCACTCTTGTTGGTGTTGTCGTATTCACTGCTGAATCCTGGGGGAAGAACAGGGACCCTCAAATCCAGCTCACCTATGAGTGGTCCTTCTATCTTGCCTGGGTAGCATTTCCCATGCTGCTCCTGACTG GGATCTTCAGCCTTGTTGCTCACTTGTGCCCTTCGAGGCCTGGCTATGAGAATGTGTGA
- the LOC117052010 gene encoding uncharacterized protein LOC117052010 — protein sequence MTVMYLHWWRQYSSGYKLLGNTNYIYISRFFMLLSAVTSYGSVVTGTFCLTPIQPPKWWTTTWPTLTIGLCFVSGFNGAMGLFNYMRAATEMPNTFLSWSLAPGWFSVILATMAGVCHLVAKKWEQDEDTTELFAGMSVKTLKEDLLQNPVSQCALRGRPKGKETRRRNLRDERKLFLIVEVVLAIFFGSPFQTLHCRLEGTQTPL from the exons ATGACTGTGATGTATCTCCACTGGTGGAGGCAGTATTCTTCTGGATACAAGTTGCTGGGGAACACTA ACTATATTTACATCTCTAGATTTTTTATGCTGCTCTCTGCTGTGACTTCCTATGGGTCTGTGGTCACTGGGACATTTTGCCTCACACCCATCCAACCGCCAAAGTGGTGGACGACAACGTGGCCCACACTAACCATCGGCCTCTGTTTTGTCTCGG GCTTCAATGGAGCAATGGGCCTCTTCAATTACATGAGGGCAGCCACTGAGATGCCCAACACTTTCCTTTCGTGGTCCCTGGCACCAGGGTGGTTCTCTGTCATTCTGGCAACCATGGCAG GAGTTTGTCACTTGGTGGCGAAGAAATGGGAGCAGGATGAAGATACCACAGAGCTTTTCGCAGGCATGTCTGTAAAGACACTGAAAGAGGACTTGTTGCAAAACCCTGTCTCTCAGTGTGCCCTCAGAGGGAGGCCGAAGGGGA AGGAGACACGCAGAAGGAACCTCCGTGATGAGAGGAAATTATTTCTAATCGTGGAAGTTGTCCTTGCGATCTTCTTTGGCTCCCCTTTTCAGACGTTACATTGCCGACTGGAAG GAACTCAGACGCCGCTCTGA